Proteins from one Coregonus clupeaformis isolate EN_2021a chromosome 29, ASM2061545v1, whole genome shotgun sequence genomic window:
- the LOC121544424 gene encoding platelet-activating factor receptor-like, whose protein sequence is MGMTEDLAVTTTVNVSIVGNRTFLDSEFRYTLFPVFYGVVFILGLITNSYVLFVLWRLRDTKPMNEICIYMANLTVADLLFVCALPFWIGYYHHGGVWLYGEFLCRVTGVFFFINTYCSVLFLTAISVNRYWAVTRPLDAASSDHWCRGVAVTMVIWVVTLSMSVPYLLETGIQVDKDNMLRCFEGYHHETDSEKRLVAATHLTIVGCFVLVFFLVVVCNLLIARALLAQSPTQARGSSSSKPRGLKGRALQMLCAVVGVFVVCFLPHHVVQGPWTLAVLDIKEGWGSIDWNKRTRQWLNDAHQVTLMLMGLNCLLDPVVYCFATRRFHLYIKDHLKKVGRGKGCSETAITHMSMEECKNVSQQHNREQ, encoded by the coding sequence ATGGGGATGACCGAGGACTTAGCAGTGACCACGACAGTGAACGTATCGATAGTCGGGAACAGAACCTTCTTGGACTCGGAGTTCCGCTACACCCTCTTCCCAGTGTTCTACGGTGTTGTGTTCATCCTTGGGCTGATAACCAACAGTTACGTGTTGTTCGTGCTGTGGCGCCTGCGCGACACCAAGCCAATGAACGAGATCTGCATCTACATGGCCAACCTGACTGTGGCCGACCTCCTCTTCGTGTGCGCCCTCCCCTTCTGGATCGGCTACTACCACCACGGCGGTGTCTGGCTCTACGGCGAATTCCTGTGCCGTGTCACCGGCGTGTTCTTCTTCATCAACACCTACTGCTCCGTCCTCTTCCTCACCGCCATCAGCGTCAACCGCTACTGGGCCGTCACGCGCCCGCTGGACGCCGCCTCGTCCGACCATTGGTGCCGTGGGGTGGCCGTCACAATGGTCATCTGGGTGGTCACTCTGTCCATGTCGGTGCCGTATCTCTTGGAGACGGGCATCCAGGTTGACAAGGACAACATGTTGCGATGCTTCGAGGGCTACCACCACGAGACGGACAGCGAGAAGCGGCTTGTGGCCGCAACCCACCTTACCATTGTGGGATGCTTCGTCTTGGTCTTCTTCCTCGTCGTAGTGTGTAATCTGCTCATCGCCCGGGCGTTACTAGCCCAGTCCCCTACCCAGGCTCGGGGCTCCAGTTCCTCCAAACCCAGGGGGCTGAAAGGCCGGGCCCTGCAGATGCTGTGTGCTGTGGTGGGGGTATTCGTGGTGTGCTTCCTCCCCCACCACGTGGTCCAGGGACCCTGGACCCTGGCTGTGCTGGACATCAAGGAGGGATGGGGCAGCATAGACTGGAACAAGAGGACCAGGCAGTGGTTGAACGACGCCCACCAGGTCACCCTGATGCTGATGGGGCTCAACTGCCTCTTGGACCCCGTAGTGTACTGCTTCGCCACCAGGAGGTTCCACCTGTACATCAAGGACCATCTGAAAAAGGTGGGGAGGGGCAAAGGCTGCTCGGAAACAGCCATCACACACATGTCTATGGAGGAGTGCAAGAATGTGAGCCAGCAGCACAATAGAGAACAGTAG